One segment of Theobroma cacao cultivar B97-61/B2 chromosome 9, Criollo_cocoa_genome_V2, whole genome shotgun sequence DNA contains the following:
- the LOC18589107 gene encoding putative EG45-like domain containing protein 1 gives MEKTTLIIFVGITACLVSTTSATAGIATFYTSYIPSACFGNQNNGNMIAAAGDALWNNGAVCGKTFTVTCTGARNAVPHPCTGKSVTVKIVDHCPGCPSTLDLSKEAFTLIADPVAGIINIDYKQL, from the exons ATGGAGAAGACTACTCTAATCATTTTTGTTGGTATCACAGCCTGTCTTGTCTCCACTACTTCAGCAACAGCAGGAATTGCCACCTTCTATACTAGTTATATTC CTTCTGCATGCTTTGGAAATCAAAACAATGGTAACATGATCGCAGCAGCTGGAGATGCTTTGTGGAATAATGGGGCAGTGTGTGGAAAAACATTCACTGTAACGTGCACAGGAGCTCGAAATGCAGTACCACATCCATGCACAGGCAAGAGTGTAACCGTGAAGATTGTGGATCACTGTCCAGGATGCCCCTCAACCCTTGACCTCTCCAAAGAAGCCTTCACTCTGATTGCTGACCCCGTTGCTGGTATCATTAACATTGACTACAAGCA gctttga
- the LOC18589108 gene encoding RING-H2 finger protein ATL56 → MLPPPHDSSRGGSLPPPSKSKDKFLSLILKAIIMMILISFFFLLLPLASGLLLLPLLLRHQHHRHRRHSRLSTGFSAKQLKKLPQFKFSEGTRTAHLESDSCVICLDGFKQGQWCRNLVMCGHLFHRKCLDTWLTKVGACPICRTRVCSDHEDKNIWVFGRRRTDFQGMLDL, encoded by the coding sequence ATGCTGCCACCTCCCCACGACTCCTCCCGCGGTGGCTCTCTACCCCCACCGTCGAAATCCAAGGACAAGTTCCTGTCTTTGATCCTGAAAGCCATAATCATGATGATTCTCatctccttcttcttcctcctcctccCTCTAGCCTCTGGCCTTCTCCTCCTTCCTCTTCTTCTCCGCCACCAGCACCACCGCCATCGCCGCCACTCTCGTCTCTCAACTGGGTTTTCTGCGAAACAGCTCAAAAAGCTTCCGCAATTCAAATTCTCTGAGGGAACAAGAACTGCCCATTTGGAATCTGACTCTTGTGTTATATGTTTGGATGGGTTTAAACAAGGGCAGTGGTGTAGGAACCTTGTTATGTGTGGCCACTTGTTTCATAGGAAGTGTTTGGATACTTGGTTAACAAAAGTTGGTGCTTGTCCAATTTGTAGAACTAGGGTTTGCTCGGATCACGAGGATAAAAACATTTGGGTTTTTGGTAGAAGGAGAACAGATTTTCAGGGTATGTTAGATTTGTAA